The Gammaproteobacteria bacterium genome contains the following window.
GGCTTTTAAAGTGTTATTGCAAGAAAAAGAAGCTTATTTGCATTTAATGGTCGAGCATCAGTCCGTGCCGGATGCACTAATGGCCTTTCGAGCAGAGAATTATCGCAGTAATTTTTTGGCGCAATATATTAAACAGCATCCTAAAACCAAAACGATTCCTCTGGTTATTTCTTTAGTGCTTTATCATGGTCAAAAGCTTTGGGATTGTGTGCGTGATGTTCGAGAGCTGGTAGATGCTCCCGCAGATTTAATCGAAGCGTACGCTTTTCGTCCGTACATGTTGATTGACCTGAGTGCGGTTGAAGATGAAGCGTTACGTCAACGACTATGGGCTGGTGTGATGCAGCTAGCTTTAAAGCATATTTTTGCTAAAAATATGTTGCCACATATTGAATCGATGACAGTCCTTTTGCGACAATTGGATAGGTTGAGCGGCATTCAGTTGGTAGAAACTGTGTTAGTATATCTGCTTGACCGTGGAGAGATGAATAAAGAGGCTTTTTTTAGTCTAGTAAGAACCCAACTTTCACCTGACGTGGAGGAGAAAATTATGACCGTATCTGAACAATTAAGAGCTGAAGGCATGCAACAAGGCATGCAACAAGGCATGCAGCAGGGTATGCGCCTTGCTAACTTAAAAACGGCGCGTGAGATGTTGCGCCAAGGTATGGCGGAGACAATTATTGCAGGAGTCATTCCATTGACTATTGAAGAAATTCGCTCAGAAGCGGCGAAAATCTAAGAAAATTTGGGCGAACAACATTAAAGTCTCAATGAAAAAGATGGATGGCTTATCCTTTGGCCCAAAACATGGGGGTCAGGGCCACAACCATCCAAGTCCTTAATCCTAGAGAATGTTTATTAAGGCAGTATTAATAACTTATTTAGATCATTTTTTAAACATTTTAAGTGCTCTTGGCTAAATCAATGCCTAATTAGGCTGTTGTGAGCTGAGCTATTTTCACTGCTGAATTTAGATTTAAAGACGCAACAGTTTTATTGAGTATCAAAACAGGGTTATCTGTTGCCATAACGATGTCGCCTTATAGTTTGTGTCACACCTTTAGTTAATAGTATCTTAATAACACAGGTGTACAATAATTGCCAAATCATCGTTGAGATATATACCAAAATGTTTAAATCTCGTGGTTGCGGCACTTCTAGCAGAAATAGGTCATACTGGCCAAAAGTCAAAATACCTCATGGGTCATGGAAAAGTACGTCCAGCGAGTCTTCGTCTCATCATACACTTACATTGAATTATGATGATGGTGATAAGCTGGGACTAGGACTAAAGAAACTAAAGACCTTAAGCGATAGTACAGATATTGAACTCGCGATGTTAGAATTTGAATCTTTTGATGATAATCTTCAATCTGTTGTTGAGCTTTCTTTGAAAGAAGGAAGCGGCGGGCATGCGTCTGGAATAGGAAAGGTGTTTCTGTATGTGGGGACAATATATAAAAAATTGAATTCACTCCCTGGTGGTGAACGTAGCGCCGGCAGAGTGTCTTATGGAAATGAGATACTCGATCATCGACCCAATTTTCAACTCCCAGAAAATTTTTTTTCCTTAGTTCATCTTTTAATTCAAAGAAGTCCAGCCAAAAAGGATATTTCTACTTTTTTACATGGCATTGGCTTAATTACTCGGTACAGTGATGAGGCTAATGCACTAAAAAAACCGGACGTAGAAGCTATCATAGCGTTGTATAATAGGTTGTCAGATAAAAAATTTTTCGATTATATTGGTGTTCGTGAAATATCTCAGTCGCTGGAGTGTATGGGAAATATTGCTCTTTCAGGAAAGCTGAAAGGCAAGAGATTGGACCTTGACTTATTTTCTCTTTTAGAGACTGCGCGGATTATGGGTAGTAGTATGGCCGATCCTGACATAGTGAGCATTTATTTGTCTGTGCGTGCTTTAGGGTTTATTGCCGGCAAAAACGTTAGCTGTCGCCAGATAAATTCTGGCATTCTCGATCGATTATTTAATCGAATTGACTATTTAGAAATGCATAAAATCTCTGGCATAATAAACAGCCTTGGTGATTTAGCAAAAGCAAATATGCTCCGTGGTTCGCTATGTACTGCCTGGTTAAACCGTTGGCTTTCTTCTGTTGATGTTTCTCTTGCTTCTCCGTCTTTGAAAAATGTAGCAAAAATTTTTTATGGCTTAGGACAATTGTATAAAGCTCATATACTTGCTGAACCTATAGGTATTGATCTTATTCAGAAATTATTTAATTATTGTAATGATGCAGTAATTTCCACCTCAGATACTTCAAAAATAATGTACGGTCTTGGTCTAATGGCACAGGCAGGTGTGTTAGCTAAGGAATTTAAAGTAGGCAACACATTTGCTACAAGTGTATTGAGCCAAATTCATCATCTCGATGAGACCCAAGTAGTCTTGGGAGTATCAATGACGTTCTGTGGGCTTAGCACATTGGCAATTTCAGATAATTTAGCTGCAGATGTTTGCTTGGATCATCGTTCGATAGACTTATGCTTTAGCCAGCTAGCTACTGCTGATGTTGAATTCAGTGCTAAAGCTTTATCTGATTTAGGCTTGCTAGCTAAATTTAAAAAACTTAAGTCTGAGCCAGAGGAATACGATTTTCAGGCATTGTTTGAGAAACTACAGGATGCGGTCAGCTCGAAAGATCTTCATCGTGCTTTTTACGGTATAAAGTGTTTATTAAAATATGAAATAAGAATTGCTGCAACGTTTAAAGCCTCTGTTCTTGAGTTCTTGCTTAAGAAATTAGCTGCTATGGTAAGTACGGGTGAAGAGATAGCAGACATTTTCTATTGTTTTAAACTCATGTCTGAGGCTGGGGTTATCAAGGGAGAATTACATAGTGATTGTTTTGTTGGCTTGTTAAATTGTCTCCTTAATATTGACCACGCCAGCCTTAAAAATTACTCTTCAATTTTTTATGATCTTGCCTTGCTTAAACTTGAAGGTGTGCTGTCTAATATGATTCCTGTAAAAATCATTGATGACCTTCTGAGAAAATTACTAAACTCTTTAGAAGATAATGATCAGTCTAATAGACTGCTTTATAGTTTAGGTTGGCTAAAGCAATCTCGACTTATTCAGGGAGATCTAGATCAAATTATATTAAATGATTTGTATCAGTGGTGTAATTATCGTTGTGATGATGAAATGGCTAAATGTCACTTTTCTCAGGGTATTTTAGGCGCGGTTTATTTGGGGTATTGCTTATCAAATGCGGAACTGAAAATTTTAGGATCTTTTAAATCAACGCCAAGTAGGGATCAGATAAAATTATGTAATAAACTCAATAAAAGGAGGATTAACGCAGAGCCTGAGGTATTACTAGAAGGACACTTTGTTGATATTTATTTTGAGTATAATGAGAGAAAATATATTGTTGAGCTTGATGGTCCACACCATCAGCAACGCATACAGCAGCATAAAGATCAGATGCGTGACGAATTCTTGAAGAGCAAGGGCTATGAGTTGCTTCGTTATCCCTGTAAAGATAAAAAATCCATTGCGAAAATATTTGAACAAATTACACAAGCTATAGGGTTGCCTAATCCTATCTGTAACGCATCCATGAAAACTTTAGGTAAAAGAAGGTGTGATGATGGAGGTCCTGTGTACGGGGATTCATCATCGTCAACGTATTTTTCAGATAGTGATGAACCCCCGACAATTAAAGTGGGCCGCACTACGATAGGTTTTGGATCGAGGTGAGATCGACAGTCAGGCGCTTTTAAAGTTAGTAAAAACAGAGTTTCCCCCAGAAGTAGAAGGTAGAGTTATGACCGCATCTGAGCAATTAATAGCTAAAGGCATTCAACAAGGCATGATTTGCTTAGAAAGCTCAAAAAAATCAATTTGAGCTGACCACTTGATTTTTTTATCGTTAATTTTTACTCTTTAACAATCTGAGTCACGTCGGCATATATCGTGCCGTCTTTTAATCTAGCACTTAACCTTTCGCCTACATGTATCTTTGCAACAGAAGTGACAGTTTTCTCGTTCTGGGAAAGAATGGCATAACCGCGGTCCAAGGTGTTCAAAGGACTAAGTTGATGCAATTGTTTTCCTAGGTTGATTAGGGCGGTTTTTTTATTCAGCAGCAAATTGTTCATTAAGATCGGTAGCTGGCGCTGATATTGCTGTAGCTGTTGTTCTTGCATATCCAAACATGCTTTAGGATGTTGTTGGTTTAAACGTTGTGTGAGTTGCGACATCAACAGTGCTTTTTGATGCAAAGAAGATTGGAAAAGATGTTGTAATTGTTTTGCTTTTTGAGTCAAGTAAGCATTAATTTCTGCTTTATCCGGGACTAAAGTTTCCGCGGCCGCAGAGGGAGTGGGGGCTCTGACATCGGCAACAAAATCAGCAATCGTAAAATCGATTTCGTGTCCAATGCCGGTAATAATCGGTAAACGACAATGATAAATAGCGCGTGCAACAATTTCTTCGTTAAATGGCCATAAATCTTCAAGTGAGCCACCACCGCGAGTGAGTAGCAAAACATCGCAGATTTTTTCTTTATCAGCATGTTTAATCATGCGCGTAATATTTTCAGCCGCTTGATTGCCTTGTACTAGCGTCGGGAAAATACAAATCTCAGCAATAGGGTAGCGGCGTTTTAATACGGTGAGTACGTCATGAATCGCCGCGCCTGTAATAGAAGTAATAATTCCGATTTTTTTGGGATAGCGAGGTAAGGGCTGTTTATGTACATCATCAAACAGACCTTCATTAAACAGCTTTTGCTTCAATGCTTCAAAACGTTTTTGCAATACACCGACGCCAGCTTCTTCCATATGCGAAGCAATTAATTGATATTCACCGCGTTGTATGTACAGGCTAACTTTAGCGCGTATGACAACGTGCATGCCATTAGCAGGGTAAAATTGAATAGCGCTAGTCTGTGTGCGAAACATGGCGCAGCGAATTTGAGCTGCTTCATCTTTCAGTGTAAAGTACCAGTGACCCGATGAAGGACAAGAGAAGTTAGAGATCTCTCCTTCTAATAAAAGACTTGAGAAATGATGTTCCAACAACATTTTGGTAGCTTCATTTAACTCACTGACGGAATAGATAGGTTCGTTTGTCATGATTCTTACTAATAGGTAATGCGTCAATTCTAATGAGAGATAAGCATGTTTACAACTTTTGATCAACATTGTATGCAAAGAGCGCTGGCTTTGGCAGATATGGCCCAGGAAACTGGCGAAGTTCCTGTGGGCGCGGTCATAACCTTGAGTGATCAAATTATTGCCGAAGGATATAATCAGCCTATTGCACAAAATGACCCTACTGCGCACGCAGAGATAGTTGCATTACGAGCAGCGGCAAAAGCGCTGATGAACTATCGTTTAGTTAACGTCACGCTTTATACCACGCTTGAGCCATGCTGTATGTGCGCAGGGGCAATTATTCATTCGAGAGTACAACGGATTGTCTATGCCGCGAAAGACGAACGAAGCGGAGCCGCTGGAAGTGTCTTCTCTGTTTTAGGTTCAAAGATGCTGAATCATGTTCCTTGTGTTAATCATGGTTTGTTAGCGGAGGAAAGTAGTTTGCTCTTGAAACGATTTTTTAAAGAAAAAAGAAAAAAATGAGGCTATTTTTACGCTAGTTGAAAGATTTTTCAACTAGTATATACTGAGGACGATTTTATTTAATACACCCTTAGGAGATATACATGGCTAAAGTCGCTAAAGCAATCAAATCAACATCAGGCTTGAAAGACGCAAAGTTAGAAATTAAAAATTTAAAAGCAGAATTGAAAGCGCTTAAAGCGGCTCATAAGAAAGAGCTAAGTGAAGTGGTTTCGACTACTTATGATCGTGCGATTCATGCTGCTTTTGATCAATTTGAACAAAAAGAAATTGCACGTGAAGCAGTGATTGAGAAAGCCGTTAACCAAGCGCTTGCTCAATTTGAAAAAAGCTTTGAAAAGAAAGCAAAGAAAACTAGCAAGAAAGTGAAGCCTGCTAAAGCGGCTAAGAAGAAAGCGGTAAGCAAGAAAAAAGCATAATTTTCTTTAAAAATAAGAGCCCTGGTGATTTTCTCATATTTCACTAGGGTTTTTTTATGGCGCAAGAAAAACGAGGTGATTTGTGACAATTGGAATTATGGGCGCAATGCATGAAGAAGTTGCCTTATTAAAAGAAAAAATGCACATAGAAGCCACCTGCATTATCGGCGGTAGAGAATATTATCAGGGCGAGCTATTTGATCATAAAATTGTGTTGGTGCTATCAAAAATTGGCAAAGTCGCTTCTGCTATTACGGCCACTTTATTAATTCAGCATTTTGATATTGACTATGTGATGTTTATGGGAGTGGCTGGTGCGGGAAATCCCAATGTGAATGTTGGTGATGTTGTTGTTGCAGATTTTTTGTTACAGCATGATGTGGATGTTAGGCCATTTTATAAGCCACATGAAATTGCAGTGTTGAATAAGGCGTTATTCGAGACGGATAAGAAATTGGCGCAGCGTTTATTGCGTGCAACAGAGCATTTTTTGCAACACGATTTAAATGCTGATGTTGAGTCAGTTTCATTGGAAAAATTTAGCATTAAATCTCCAAAAGCACATTTTGCAACTATTGCCAGTGGCGATCAATTTATTCAAGATGTCACGCTGCTTAATGACATTCATCATCGAGTGAGATCGGCACAGGATGTTCTGTTAGGTTGTGTGGAGATGGAGGGGGCGGCGGTAGCTCAGGTATGCTATGAATTAAATACACCCTGCGTGGTGGTTCGTACAATTTCAGATAATGCGAATCATTCGGCAGCGATTGATTTCAATGCTTTTTTACAAGAGGTAGCGAGTCATTATGCTTTGGGAATTATCAAAGAATTTTTTAAAAAACTAAGTAAAAACTGACAAGCGTATTCTGCAGCATAATGCAGGTTGCGTTGTTGATAATTCATAAAAGCCTTTGTTTCATGATGTATTTCGCCGTTAGGTGTCGTTAAGGACAAATGCAATTGTGTTTCTTTAGTCTCAGGTGTTGAATTCCAATATTTTTCTAAACCAGTTAATGCTAAGTGCCAGTTTGCTTGATTATTTTCTTTTGAATTAAAGTGCAACTGACGATTAAGCTCAGGTGATCTTAGCAATTGCTCTAAGCATCCTCCAGTAACAGGGTCAGTAATATAAAGCTCACAAGTGTTTTCTTTTAATAGGGCTTTTAAGTTATCAGAGGCTTTTGTTGCGGTGTCATTAAACAAATAAGGCGCAATGATGTTTGAAACGGCATTGATTCCTTTTTGTAGTTCGTCTGTAGCTGAAAATAATTTAAATTCTAAGTAGGGAAATGTTACGCGATAACCTGTTTGAAACGAAGTATACGGTTGTAGGGCTTCTTCTAATTTCTCCGCAATGTGCCCCTCACTTACGCCAAACAATAACCAGTTTTTAAAATAAGCTTTATGGCCAAATTGTTTTTCTTTAAGTACTGGAAGTATAGATTGTGTAAACATAGGTAGGCATTCGTTGGGTGGCCCTGGTAACATAAATATTAATTTATGTTCTAAGTAACAGAAACAGCCCGCAGCAGTACCATGTGGGTTTGCAAGTATTTGAGCGCCTTTAGGAAATAGAGCTTGTTGCTGATTTGAAAGAGGTATGTTAGCTGTTCCATAGCGCGCGACAAAACGATCAATAATGGCTTGCCAGACATTTTCATGCAATTCCAAAGGTTGTTGTAATGCTTTTGCTAAAGCAAAGCGTGTACGATCATCGGTGGTTGGGCCTAATCCACCTGTGATAATGAGAGCGTCGTTGTTTTCTAATAGCGATAAAATATTTTTGGTGATATTGAGTTCATCATCGCGAACAATATGGTGTTCTGTGACATGAATTTGTTCGTGAAATAAAGTGTTCGCAATAAATTGAGCGTTAGTGTTTAAGATGACGCCATCAACAATCTCATCTCCAGTGGCAAGAAGGGCTATATGCTTTATGGTCATTTTTAGAAGACCCTTTTCCCGCTACTCATGTAAGGGCGACCGGTTGGTCGCCCTTCATCGCTATTATTCAGCGTCGCTTGCTGCGGCAGTTGCCAACAATGCCGCACGTTTAGCATTAGTTGCTTCGCGTTGTGCTTTAGTTTGAATTTTTTCTTTAATACGCGCTGCTTTACCAGCCAATTTACGTAAGAAATAAAGCTTAGCACGACGCACGTCACCAAGACGTACCACGGCAATGCTTTCGATGATTGGGCTATACGTCTGGAAT
Protein-coding sequences here:
- a CDS encoding Rpn family recombination-promoting nuclease/putative transposase; the encoded protein is MSQHISKAHDNFFKEAMKDVRVAREFFQMHLPQDLQQVIQWESLELQASTYSDILRNETISDMAFKVLLQEKEAYLHLMVEHQSVPDALMAFRAENYRSNFLAQYIKQHPKTKTIPLVISLVLYHGQKLWDCVRDVRELVDAPADLIEAYAFRPYMLIDLSAVEDEALRQRLWAGVMQLALKHIFAKNMLPHIESMTVLLRQLDRLSGIQLVETVLVYLLDRGEMNKEAFFSLVRTQLSPDVEEKIMTVSEQLRAEGMQQGMQQGMQQGMRLANLKTAREMLRQGMAETIIAGVIPLTIEEIRSEAAKI
- a CDS encoding DUF559 domain-containing protein: MFKSRGCGTSSRNRSYWPKVKIPHGSWKSTSSESSSHHTLTLNYDDGDKLGLGLKKLKTLSDSTDIELAMLEFESFDDNLQSVVELSLKEGSGGHASGIGKVFLYVGTIYKKLNSLPGGERSAGRVSYGNEILDHRPNFQLPENFFSLVHLLIQRSPAKKDISTFLHGIGLITRYSDEANALKKPDVEAIIALYNRLSDKKFFDYIGVREISQSLECMGNIALSGKLKGKRLDLDLFSLLETARIMGSSMADPDIVSIYLSVRALGFIAGKNVSCRQINSGILDRLFNRIDYLEMHKISGIINSLGDLAKANMLRGSLCTAWLNRWLSSVDVSLASPSLKNVAKIFYGLGQLYKAHILAEPIGIDLIQKLFNYCNDAVISTSDTSKIMYGLGLMAQAGVLAKEFKVGNTFATSVLSQIHHLDETQVVLGVSMTFCGLSTLAISDNLAADVCLDHRSIDLCFSQLATADVEFSAKALSDLGLLAKFKKLKSEPEEYDFQALFEKLQDAVSSKDLHRAFYGIKCLLKYEIRIAATFKASVLEFLLKKLAAMVSTGEEIADIFYCFKLMSEAGVIKGELHSDCFVGLLNCLLNIDHASLKNYSSIFYDLALLKLEGVLSNMIPVKIIDDLLRKLLNSLEDNDQSNRLLYSLGWLKQSRLIQGDLDQIILNDLYQWCNYRCDDEMAKCHFSQGILGAVYLGYCLSNAELKILGSFKSTPSRDQIKLCNKLNKRRINAEPEVLLEGHFVDIYFEYNERKYIVELDGPHHQQRIQQHKDQMRDEFLKSKGYELLRYPCKDKKSIAKIFEQITQAIGLPNPICNASMKTLGKRRCDDGGPVYGDSSSSTYFSDSDEPPTIKVGRTTIGFGSR
- the xseA gene encoding exodeoxyribonuclease VII large subunit → MTNEPIYSVSELNEATKMLLEHHFSSLLLEGEISNFSCPSSGHWYFTLKDEAAQIRCAMFRTQTSAIQFYPANGMHVVIRAKVSLYIQRGEYQLIASHMEEAGVGVLQKRFEALKQKLFNEGLFDDVHKQPLPRYPKKIGIITSITGAAIHDVLTVLKRRYPIAEICIFPTLVQGNQAAENITRMIKHADKEKICDVLLLTRGGGSLEDLWPFNEEIVARAIYHCRLPIITGIGHEIDFTIADFVADVRAPTPSAAAETLVPDKAEINAYLTQKAKQLQHLFQSSLHQKALLMSQLTQRLNQQHPKACLDMQEQQLQQYQRQLPILMNNLLLNKKTALINLGKQLHQLSPLNTLDRGYAILSQNEKTVTSVAKIHVGERLSARLKDGTIYADVTQIVKE
- the tadA gene encoding tRNA adenosine(34) deaminase TadA; amino-acid sequence: MFTTFDQHCMQRALALADMAQETGEVPVGAVITLSDQIIAEGYNQPIAQNDPTAHAEIVALRAAAKALMNYRLVNVTLYTTLEPCCMCAGAIIHSRVQRIVYAAKDERSGAAGSVFSVLGSKMLNHVPCVNHGLLAEESSLLLKRFFKEKRKK
- a CDS encoding 5'-methylthioadenosine/adenosylhomocysteine nucleosidase, coding for MTIGIMGAMHEEVALLKEKMHIEATCIIGGREYYQGELFDHKIVLVLSKIGKVASAITATLLIQHFDIDYVMFMGVAGAGNPNVNVGDVVVADFLLQHDVDVRPFYKPHEIAVLNKALFETDKKLAQRLLRATEHFLQHDLNADVESVSLEKFSIKSPKAHFATIASGDQFIQDVTLLNDIHHRVRSAQDVLLGCVEMEGAAVAQVCYELNTPCVVVRTISDNANHSAAIDFNAFLQEVASHYALGIIKEFFKKLSKN
- a CDS encoding competence/damage-inducible protein A produces the protein MTIKHIALLATGDEIVDGVILNTNAQFIANTLFHEQIHVTEHHIVRDDELNITKNILSLLENNDALIITGGLGPTTDDRTRFALAKALQQPLELHENVWQAIIDRFVARYGTANIPLSNQQQALFPKGAQILANPHGTAAGCFCYLEHKLIFMLPGPPNECLPMFTQSILPVLKEKQFGHKAYFKNWLLFGVSEGHIAEKLEEALQPYTSFQTGYRVTFPYLEFKLFSATDELQKGINAVSNIIAPYLFNDTATKASDNLKALLKENTCELYITDPVTGGCLEQLLRSPELNRQLHFNSKENNQANWHLALTGLEKYWNSTPETKETQLHLSLTTPNGEIHHETKAFMNYQQRNLHYAAEYACQFLLSFLKNSLIIPKA